Proteins from one Triticum aestivum cultivar Chinese Spring chromosome 7A, IWGSC CS RefSeq v2.1, whole genome shotgun sequence genomic window:
- the LOC123149887 gene encoding transmembrane protein 53: MASFHRPLSAMAVAAFAAVSSIELPDKFSHHHRLPEDVLSLPANKPEATTAPSAPPLSGLQFFPRNLQAFYPAKAPVASLPVIQTVYQYAKFAKTSPEQEAALPAIPSSSSDVLYRWHLPDPRACGGSPDRSQTVVVLLGWLGSKQKHLKRYADWYTSRGFHAVTFTLPMSDIVSYNVGGKAEKNVEMLSEHLGDWVREEDGKKIVFHTFSNTGWLCYGVILENLQRQDPSAVEKIKGSIIDSAPVAVPDSQVWALGFSAAIMKKHSVATKGAAPNTRSDVVVVESQKDIRPAATEAVLLSALEKFFDLVLNYPAVNRRLSGVMELLSSNQPNCPQLYIYSSADRVIPAKSVESFVERQRKAGCEVRSCDFVSSPHVDHYRSNPGLYTSQLTNFLEDCVLARRDDLSSPSPSA; encoded by the exons ATGGCATCCTTCCACCGGCCCCTCTCCGCCATGGCGGTGGCcgccttcgccgccgtctcctccatCGAGCTGCCCGACAAATTCTCCCACCACCACAGGCTCCCCGAAGACGTACTCTCGCTCCCTGCCAACAAACCAGAGGCCACCACAGCTCCTTCAGCCCCGCCGCTGTCCGGTCTGCAGTTCTTCCCACGGAACCTCCAGGCCTTCTACCCGGCTAAGGCGCCCGTCGCGTCCCTGCCGGTCATCCAGACCGTCTACCAGTACGCCAAGTTCGCCAAGACCTCACCGGAACAAGAGGCGGCGTTACCGGCCatcccttcctcctcctcggatGTTCTGTACCGCTGGCACCTGCCGGACCCGAGGGCGTGCGGCGGCTCGCCTGACAGGTCCCAGACGGTGGTGGTTTTGCTCGGCTGGCTGGGCTCGAAGCAGAAGCATCTGAAGAGATATGCCGATTGGTACACCTCCAGGGGGTTCCACGCCGTCACCTTCACCCTCCCCATGTCCGACATTGTCAGCTACAATGTCGGAGGGAAGGCTGAGAAGAATGTGGAGATGCTCTCGGAACATCTTGGTGATTGGGTCAGGGAGGAGGATGGGAAGAAGATTGTTTTCCACACTTTCAGTAACACTGGCTGGCTTTG ctatggtgtgatacTGGAGAACCTGCAGCGGCAGGATCCTTCAGCAGTGGAGAAAATCAAGGGTTCCATAATCGATTCAGCGCCTGTTGCTGTCCCGGACTCTCAA GTGTGGGCTCTAGGTTTCTCAGCTGCTATCATGAAGAAACACAGTGTGGCGACGAAAGGAGCTGCACCAAATACAAGGTCTGACGTCGTAGTTGTGGAGTCTCAGAAAGATATCAGACCAGCAGCTACCGAGGCGGTTCTACTATCTGCATTGGAGAAGTTTTTTGATCTTGTTCTGAACTATCCGGCCGTAAATAG GAGGCTGTCTGGTGTTATGGAGCTTCTGTCCTCAAACCAACCAAACTGCCCTCAGCTGTACATATACAGCTCTGCCGACCGGGTCATCCCGGCAAAGTCAGTGGAGTCATTTGTGGAGAGGCAACGAAAAGCAGGGTGTGAGGTGAGGTCGTGTGACTTTGTGTCGTCCCCTCACGTTGACCATTACCGCAGCAATCCGGGGCTCTACACCTCTCAGCTGACCAACTTCTTGGAGGACTGTGTGCTGGCCCGCCGTGATGATTTGTCGTCACCGTCACCGTCTGCATAG
- the LOC123149885 gene encoding putative disease resistance protein At1g50180 isoform X2, with amino-acid sequence MAESAVSIVLGNVNALAVRETTMLCCVTLEVELLKDELKRLRGFLRDADNKWRRGDESTAVLVGQIREVAYDADNAIEAAEYMQKRNRLKKGFMGTISRYARLPSDLTNLHKVGVEIQRIKRKISDIFESANRLKIVDLGNTSTENLQVDGELPQEYGPMHQNFEDVVMVGFEDDYQEIVGKLLDKGDSLSVVSLVAMGGAGKTTLARKFYTSTSAKQHFEIVSWVTVSQKYKGIDLLKDILKQITGSTFRSADQMQEYEVAKMIHDFLSQKRYLVVLDDVWETDTWEILNRTTRAFPDAENGSRILITTRKEDVANHVQMPTHVHPLKKLDEQKSWELFSSKALPSYKRSVIHDVDEFEKLGRKLARKCGGLPLELAVLGGYLSKNLNAQTWSDILLDWPSTKNEQMMRNMLARSYWDLPNHYLRSCFLYIAAFPEDSMVYVSDLTQLWIAESFIPHIPNHTLEETAYKYVTELVERSLVHAVETSMGGGRIAIIRIHDILHDWCKEEARQDGFLDGVDKTTGRAGAQLSSANLASYRSTFQSLSNVILPGAPNVRTLFGFQLESVSLPRLRFLRVLYIEGSTLRDFSTVIGGCIHLRYLKLHCCGGVMLPSSIGQLLYLQTIDLRDTKLDSQVPQSLWEIPTLRHVYLTDGFSPPPPARSVRQQHKELQTLFWDVSDVGSECCYHDMEILLGQMGQLTTLFLVMSPMPSEVFNILAHMPHLVDISLSNFGVLDKLPAELPRGVKRLRLCAHVIKQDPMPILEKLHYLVVLDLSGYEGQTMFCSAQGFPRLQELKLVGFSTDDWRIEVGAMPKLSDLTLRECNRKLPEGFLHLPSLNHLMLYRMPQISEDDNTLKELERKGCQVESL; translated from the exons ATGGCCGAGTCGGCCGTTAGCATCGTGCTCGGCAATGTCAACGCACTTGCAGTTCGGGAGACCACAATGTTGTGTTGTGTCACCCTGGAAGTGGAGCTCCTGAAggacgagctcaagcggctgcgaGGCTTCCTTAGAGACGCCGACAACAAATGGAGGCGGGGAGATGAAAGTACTGCTGTCTTGGTCGGCCAGATCAGAGAAGTGGCGTATGATGCTGACAATGCCATCGAAGCCGCTGAGTACATGCAGAAGAGAAACAGATTGAAGAAGGGGTTCATGGGTACCATTTCAAGGTATGCTCGCCTACCAAGTGATTTGACTAACCTTCACAAAGTTGGTGTTGAGATCCAACGCATCAAAAGGAAGATTTCTGATATATTTGAAAGTGCAAACCGTCTTAAAATAGTTGATTTGGGGAATACCTCAACAGAAAATCTTCAAGTTGATGGTGAACTCCCACAAGAGTATGGGCCTATGCACCAGAACTTTGAAGATGTTGTCATGGTTGGTTTTGAGGATGATTACCAGGAAATAGTGGGGAAACTACTTGATAAAGGGGACAGTCTTAGTGTTGTCTCCCTAGTTGCCATGGGTGGGGCGGGGAAAACAACACTTGCTAGAAAATTCTACACTTCAACTAGTGCCAAACAACATTTTGAGATAGTTTCTTGGGTGACGGTGTCTCAGAAGTACAAAGGAATTGATTTACTAAAAGATATTCTGAAACAAATCACTGGAAGCACATTTAGGTCAGCTGATCAAATGCAAGAGTATGAGGTGGCAAAGATGATTCATGATTTTCTATCCCAAAAAAGGTACTTAGTAGTTCTTGATGATGTGTGGGAAACAGATACATGGGAAATATTAAACAGAACAACTAGAGCCTTTCCAGATGCAGAAAATGGTAGCAGAATACTTATAACCACACGAAAAGAAGATGTTGCAAATCATGTTCAAATGCCAACCCATGTTCATCCTTTGAAGAAGCTAGATGAGCAGAAAAGCTGGGAACTTTTTAGTAGCAAAGCCTTACCATCATACAAGAGGTCTGTCATACATGATGTGGATGAGTTTGAAAAACTTGGGAGAAAGCTTGCAAGGAAATGTGGTGGATTACCACTTGAACTTGCAGTATTGGGGGGTTACCTATCAAAGAATTTAAATGCACAAACATGGTCTGATATACTATTGGATTGGCCATCGACCAAAAATGAGCAGATGATGCGAAACATGCTAGCTCGCAGTTATTGGGACTTGCCAAATCATTATTTAAGATCTTGCTTCCTCTATATTGCTGCTTTTCCGGAGGACTCCATGGTATATGTGTCAGATCTTACCCAATTATGGATAGCAGAAAGCTTCATTCCACACATACCAAATCATACACTAGAAGAAACAGCATATAAGTATGTAACTGAGCTGGTCGAGAGAAGCTTGGTACATGCTGTTGAAACAAGCATGGGAGGTGGAAGGATTGCGATAATAAGGATTCATGATATCTTACATGACTGGTGCAAGGAAGAAGCAAGACAAGATGGCTTTCTTGATGGAGTGGATAAAACTACTG GACGAGCTGGTGCACAATTATCATCGGCTAACTTGGCATCCTATCGTTCTACTTTTCAAAGTTTGAGTAATGTGATCTTACCTGGAGCACCTAATGTCAGAACTCTGTTTGGCTTTCAACTTGAATCAGTATCCCTTCCTAGGTTGAGGTTCCTAAGAGTTCTTTACATTGAAGGCTCAACATTGAGAGATTTCTCCACAGTGATTGGTGGCTGCATTCACCTAAGATACCTTAAGTTGCATTGCTGTGGAGGTGTAATGCTACCTTCTTCAATAGGCCAGCTCCTTTACTTGCAGACTATTGATCTAAGAGACACAAAACTGGACTCACAAGTACCACAGTCCCTCTGGGAGATCCCTACTCTAAGGCATGTTTACCTCACCGATGGGTTTTCTCCACCACCGCCTGCAAGGAGTGTGCGGCAGCAACATAAAGAGCTCCAGACCTTGTTTTGGGATGTTTCAGATGTTGGCAGTGAATGCTGCTACCATGACATGGAGATTTTATTGGGCCAGATGGGTCAACTAACGACATTATTTTTGGTGATGTCCCCCATGCCCTCCGAGGTGTTTAACATACTTGCACACATGCCTCACCTTGTTGATATTTCTCTCAGCAACTTTGGTGTGCTCGATAAGTTGCCTGCTGAGCTCCCACGGGGTGTCAAGCGTCTTCGTCTCTGTGCCCATGTCATTAAACAAGACCCGATGCCGATCCTGGAGAAGCTTCATTATCTTGTGGTGCTAGACTTGTCGGGGTACGAAGGTCAAACGATGTTCTGCTCTGCCCAAGGGTTTCCTCGGCTGCAAGAGTTAAAACTTGTTGGTTTTTCAACTGATGATTGGAGGATCGAGGTAGGAGCAATGCCAAAGCTTTCCGACCTGACGCTTCGGGAATGCAATCGCAAGCTCCCCGAGGGGTTTCTACACCTTCCGTCCCTCAATCACCTGATGTTGTACAGAATGCCCCAGATTTCCGAAGATGACAACACACTAAAGGAGCTCGAACGGAAAGGATGTCAG GTGGAATCTTTATGA
- the LOC123149885 gene encoding putative disease resistance protein At1g50180 isoform X1: MAESAVSIVLGNVNALAVRETTMLCCVTLEVELLKDELKRLRGFLRDADNKWRRGDESTAVLVGQIREVAYDADNAIEAAEYMQKRNRLKKGFMGTISRYARLPSDLTNLHKVGVEIQRIKRKISDIFESANRLKIVDLGNTSTENLQVDGELPQEYGPMHQNFEDVVMVGFEDDYQEIVGKLLDKGDSLSVVSLVAMGGAGKTTLARKFYTSTSAKQHFEIVSWVTVSQKYKGIDLLKDILKQITGSTFRSADQMQEYEVAKMIHDFLSQKRYLVVLDDVWETDTWEILNRTTRAFPDAENGSRILITTRKEDVANHVQMPTHVHPLKKLDEQKSWELFSSKALPSYKRSVIHDVDEFEKLGRKLARKCGGLPLELAVLGGYLSKNLNAQTWSDILLDWPSTKNEQMMRNMLARSYWDLPNHYLRSCFLYIAAFPEDSMVYVSDLTQLWIAESFIPHIPNHTLEETAYKYVTELVERSLVHAVETSMGGGRIAIIRIHDILHDWCKEEARQDGFLDGVDKTTGRAGAQLSSANLASYRSTFQSLSNVILPGAPNVRTLFGFQLESVSLPRLRFLRVLYIEGSTLRDFSTVIGGCIHLRYLKLHCCGGVMLPSSIGQLLYLQTIDLRDTKLDSQVPQSLWEIPTLRHVYLTDGFSPPPPARSVRQQHKELQTLFWDVSDVGSECCYHDMEILLGQMGQLTTLFLVMSPMPSEVFNILAHMPHLVDISLSNFGVLDKLPAELPRGVKRLRLCAHVIKQDPMPILEKLHYLVVLDLSGYEGQTMFCSAQGFPRLQELKLVGFSTDDWRIEVGAMPKLSDLTLRECNRKLPEGFLHLPSLNHLMLYRMPQISEDDNTLKELERKGCQVHTYIA; the protein is encoded by the exons ATGGCCGAGTCGGCCGTTAGCATCGTGCTCGGCAATGTCAACGCACTTGCAGTTCGGGAGACCACAATGTTGTGTTGTGTCACCCTGGAAGTGGAGCTCCTGAAggacgagctcaagcggctgcgaGGCTTCCTTAGAGACGCCGACAACAAATGGAGGCGGGGAGATGAAAGTACTGCTGTCTTGGTCGGCCAGATCAGAGAAGTGGCGTATGATGCTGACAATGCCATCGAAGCCGCTGAGTACATGCAGAAGAGAAACAGATTGAAGAAGGGGTTCATGGGTACCATTTCAAGGTATGCTCGCCTACCAAGTGATTTGACTAACCTTCACAAAGTTGGTGTTGAGATCCAACGCATCAAAAGGAAGATTTCTGATATATTTGAAAGTGCAAACCGTCTTAAAATAGTTGATTTGGGGAATACCTCAACAGAAAATCTTCAAGTTGATGGTGAACTCCCACAAGAGTATGGGCCTATGCACCAGAACTTTGAAGATGTTGTCATGGTTGGTTTTGAGGATGATTACCAGGAAATAGTGGGGAAACTACTTGATAAAGGGGACAGTCTTAGTGTTGTCTCCCTAGTTGCCATGGGTGGGGCGGGGAAAACAACACTTGCTAGAAAATTCTACACTTCAACTAGTGCCAAACAACATTTTGAGATAGTTTCTTGGGTGACGGTGTCTCAGAAGTACAAAGGAATTGATTTACTAAAAGATATTCTGAAACAAATCACTGGAAGCACATTTAGGTCAGCTGATCAAATGCAAGAGTATGAGGTGGCAAAGATGATTCATGATTTTCTATCCCAAAAAAGGTACTTAGTAGTTCTTGATGATGTGTGGGAAACAGATACATGGGAAATATTAAACAGAACAACTAGAGCCTTTCCAGATGCAGAAAATGGTAGCAGAATACTTATAACCACACGAAAAGAAGATGTTGCAAATCATGTTCAAATGCCAACCCATGTTCATCCTTTGAAGAAGCTAGATGAGCAGAAAAGCTGGGAACTTTTTAGTAGCAAAGCCTTACCATCATACAAGAGGTCTGTCATACATGATGTGGATGAGTTTGAAAAACTTGGGAGAAAGCTTGCAAGGAAATGTGGTGGATTACCACTTGAACTTGCAGTATTGGGGGGTTACCTATCAAAGAATTTAAATGCACAAACATGGTCTGATATACTATTGGATTGGCCATCGACCAAAAATGAGCAGATGATGCGAAACATGCTAGCTCGCAGTTATTGGGACTTGCCAAATCATTATTTAAGATCTTGCTTCCTCTATATTGCTGCTTTTCCGGAGGACTCCATGGTATATGTGTCAGATCTTACCCAATTATGGATAGCAGAAAGCTTCATTCCACACATACCAAATCATACACTAGAAGAAACAGCATATAAGTATGTAACTGAGCTGGTCGAGAGAAGCTTGGTACATGCTGTTGAAACAAGCATGGGAGGTGGAAGGATTGCGATAATAAGGATTCATGATATCTTACATGACTGGTGCAAGGAAGAAGCAAGACAAGATGGCTTTCTTGATGGAGTGGATAAAACTACTG GACGAGCTGGTGCACAATTATCATCGGCTAACTTGGCATCCTATCGTTCTACTTTTCAAAGTTTGAGTAATGTGATCTTACCTGGAGCACCTAATGTCAGAACTCTGTTTGGCTTTCAACTTGAATCAGTATCCCTTCCTAGGTTGAGGTTCCTAAGAGTTCTTTACATTGAAGGCTCAACATTGAGAGATTTCTCCACAGTGATTGGTGGCTGCATTCACCTAAGATACCTTAAGTTGCATTGCTGTGGAGGTGTAATGCTACCTTCTTCAATAGGCCAGCTCCTTTACTTGCAGACTATTGATCTAAGAGACACAAAACTGGACTCACAAGTACCACAGTCCCTCTGGGAGATCCCTACTCTAAGGCATGTTTACCTCACCGATGGGTTTTCTCCACCACCGCCTGCAAGGAGTGTGCGGCAGCAACATAAAGAGCTCCAGACCTTGTTTTGGGATGTTTCAGATGTTGGCAGTGAATGCTGCTACCATGACATGGAGATTTTATTGGGCCAGATGGGTCAACTAACGACATTATTTTTGGTGATGTCCCCCATGCCCTCCGAGGTGTTTAACATACTTGCACACATGCCTCACCTTGTTGATATTTCTCTCAGCAACTTTGGTGTGCTCGATAAGTTGCCTGCTGAGCTCCCACGGGGTGTCAAGCGTCTTCGTCTCTGTGCCCATGTCATTAAACAAGACCCGATGCCGATCCTGGAGAAGCTTCATTATCTTGTGGTGCTAGACTTGTCGGGGTACGAAGGTCAAACGATGTTCTGCTCTGCCCAAGGGTTTCCTCGGCTGCAAGAGTTAAAACTTGTTGGTTTTTCAACTGATGATTGGAGGATCGAGGTAGGAGCAATGCCAAAGCTTTCCGACCTGACGCTTCGGGAATGCAATCGCAAGCTCCCCGAGGGGTTTCTACACCTTCCGTCCCTCAATCACCTGATGTTGTACAGAATGCCCCAGATTTCCGAAGATGACAACACACTAAAGGAGCTCGAACGGAAAGGATGTCAGGTACATACTTATATTGCTTAA